The following are encoded in a window of Ignavibacteriales bacterium genomic DNA:
- a CDS encoding efflux RND transporter permease subunit — translation MKIWSMAVDNKIVVYILMVLIVMFGWSAYQGLPREAAPDITIPLVIVATPYIGVSPVDIEGLITQPLERDLKGLKDLKQVTSVSKEGLSTIRVEFNTGIDIDEALRRVRDKVNSTRPQLPTDILDPVISEINISEFPIMFVNVGGEVGLARLKKIADDIRDRIEGISGVISADVTGGLVPEVQVNVDVYRMNAYQISFDDVANAIRAENLSIPGGTIDTREKTLTVRVPGEFKEVKPLEDIVIKNQSGKPIYLRDVAKVDYSFEDRQTHARLNGTEVVSLAVRKRAGENLIRISEEVKRIAKEEQTKLPAGIKLDISNDQSVFVIRMVKELENSILSGMFLVIMSLFMFFGFKNAMLISTAIPLSMFVGFVVLSTLGITLNMVVLFSLVMVLGILVDDAIVVIENTYRHQQEYGEHPIVAAKAAAGEVFVPVLTSTITTLSAFLPLMFWPGIVGSFMKFFPITLIITLSASLFVAYVISPVQSAQWINYKREIKKAKEDREHPHWYKKYNVFNSLYHEVDTVVFPWFQKEYVKILRWTLERKWLTIGGSFGLLVFIMILFGLFNKGVEFFPTTEPSQINVTIETPAGTSLNVTNGISEILEERISQIPHIKDIEYFATSVGTSDDIFDMGGQGTPNKGRIAINFFEKKLRKQNTFQTIEEVRKTTIGNAGATLRIVKQQMGPPVGSPVNIEVSGEDYAQLASLSRSIREKIKDIKGLVDLKDDYNTGRPEVEIIVDREKAGLFYTSTGQIASTIRAAIAGVEASKYRVGEDEYKIRVRLQEDQRQSPNDLENLRITFMNRRGQLLSLPLTSLAEIKRTTSVTDIRRKDQKRVITVSGDVEGRVQSEVIKEVKARLSNMDLPAGYGVKLTGSEEEQQKAAAFLGNAFIITLLLVFLIMVAEFNSMKVPFVIMISVILSLIGVMFGLVITRTPASVIMTGVGVVALAGIVVRNGIVLLDFVKHKHGEGGMSLNDALLEAGRIRLRPVLLTAVATVLGLVPMATGIDFDWREFHFIFGAESAEFWRPLAVTIIFGLTISTFLTLVVLPTVYSLLDEWAEKAGQLWKNKFGTKEIDK, via the coding sequence TGGAATTTAACACCGGTATTGATATTGATGAAGCATTACGCCGTGTGCGTGATAAGGTAAATTCAACACGTCCGCAGCTTCCAACCGATATTCTTGATCCCGTTATTTCGGAAATCAACATCAGTGAATTTCCGATTATGTTCGTCAACGTCGGTGGCGAGGTTGGATTAGCACGGCTAAAGAAAATTGCCGACGATATCCGTGACAGAATTGAAGGAATATCGGGCGTTATTAGTGCAGATGTTACCGGCGGTTTAGTACCAGAAGTACAGGTGAATGTTGACGTCTATAGGATGAACGCCTATCAAATTAGCTTTGATGATGTGGCAAATGCAATCCGTGCAGAAAATCTATCTATCCCTGGTGGGACAATCGATACCAGGGAAAAGACTCTAACGGTGCGTGTACCCGGCGAATTCAAAGAAGTAAAACCCCTTGAAGATATTGTTATAAAAAATCAGAGTGGTAAACCGATCTATTTACGCGACGTAGCAAAAGTGGATTATTCCTTTGAAGATAGACAAACGCATGCACGTTTAAATGGGACAGAAGTAGTATCACTTGCAGTACGCAAACGAGCCGGTGAAAATCTTATTCGAATCTCAGAGGAGGTAAAGCGAATTGCAAAGGAAGAGCAAACAAAACTACCGGCTGGTATCAAACTCGATATTTCCAACGATCAATCGGTCTTTGTTATTCGTATGGTAAAAGAATTGGAAAATAGTATCTTGAGCGGCATGTTTCTCGTGATTATGTCTCTGTTCATGTTCTTTGGCTTTAAAAATGCAATGTTGATCTCAACTGCAATTCCATTATCGATGTTTGTTGGATTTGTGGTATTGTCGACACTCGGAATTACGTTGAATATGGTGGTACTATTTTCACTCGTGATGGTGCTTGGTATTTTGGTAGATGATGCGATTGTCGTTATTGAAAATACGTATCGGCACCAGCAGGAATATGGCGAACACCCGATTGTTGCAGCAAAAGCTGCGGCAGGAGAAGTTTTTGTGCCTGTTCTTACATCAACCATTACCACATTGTCTGCATTCTTACCTTTGATGTTCTGGCCAGGGATTGTAGGCAGCTTTATGAAATTTTTCCCGATTACACTTATTATCACCTTAAGTGCTTCACTCTTCGTTGCATATGTCATCAGTCCGGTGCAAAGCGCTCAATGGATCAACTACAAACGTGAAATCAAAAAGGCAAAAGAGGATCGCGAACATCCGCATTGGTACAAAAAATACAATGTGTTTAATAGTTTGTACCATGAAGTAGATACAGTTGTCTTTCCGTGGTTCCAGAAGGAATACGTGAAAATCCTTCGCTGGACATTGGAACGTAAATGGCTTACTATTGGCGGTTCGTTCGGACTGCTTGTATTCATCATGATTCTTTTCGGATTATTCAACAAAGGTGTTGAATTTTTTCCGACAACAGAACCGTCGCAAATAAACGTGACCATTGAAACTCCCGCCGGTACTTCCTTGAATGTTACCAACGGCATCTCTGAAATCTTGGAAGAGCGTATCAGTCAAATACCGCACATAAAGGATATTGAATATTTTGCAACAAGCGTTGGTACTTCTGATGACATATTTGATATGGGCGGGCAGGGGACTCCGAACAAAGGCCGCATTGCTATTAATTTCTTTGAAAAAAAACTGCGGAAACAAAACACGTTTCAAACGATTGAAGAGGTCCGTAAGACGACGATCGGAAATGCGGGTGCTACCTTGCGCATAGTAAAGCAACAAATGGGACCGCCGGTTGGTTCACCGGTGAATATAGAAGTATCCGGTGAAGACTATGCGCAATTGGCCTCACTCAGTCGTTCGATACGTGAAAAGATTAAGGATATAAAAGGCCTTGTCGATTTGAAAGATGACTATAATACCGGCAGGCCAGAAGTAGAAATTATTGTTGATCGTGAAAAAGCGGGACTTTTCTACACGAGCACCGGCCAGATTGCTTCCACGATTCGCGCTGCAATTGCTGGTGTGGAAGCATCCAAGTACCGTGTTGGCGAGGATGAGTACAAAATACGTGTTCGCTTGCAGGAGGATCAACGCCAGTCACCGAATGATTTAGAGAATCTGCGTATTACGTTTATGAATCGTCGCGGACAGTTGCTTTCGCTGCCATTGACATCGCTTGCCGAAATAAAGCGTACAACATCAGTAACAGACATTAGGCGTAAAGATCAGAAACGGGTCATCACTGTCAGCGGCGATGTAGAGGGTCGCGTACAATCTGAGGTAATCAAAGAAGTGAAAGCACGCCTCTCGAACATGGATCTTCCGGCAGGGTACGGAGTCAAACTGACTGGTTCAGAAGAAGAGCAACAAAAGGCCGCAGCTTTTCTGGGGAATGCATTTATCATTACACTGCTGTTGGTTTTCCTGATCATGGTGGCAGAATTTAATTCGATGAAAGTGCCTTTTGTCATTATGATTTCTGTTATTCTCTCGCTTATTGGTGTTATGTTTGGGCTTGTCATTACACGCACTCCGGCCAGTGTGATTATGACCGGAGTTGGAGTTGTAGCTCTTGCAGGTATCGTTGTTCGAAATGGCATTGTGTTATTGGATTTTGTTAAGCACAAACATGGCGAAGGGGGAATGTCACTCAATGATGCGTTGCTTGAAGCAGGACGTATTCGTTTGCGGCCTGTGCTTTTAACTGCAGTTGCCACTGTTCTTGGACTTGTACCAATGGCAACGGGTATTGATTTTGACTGGCGTGAATTTCATTTTATCTTTGGTGCAGAGAGTGCGGAATTTTGGAGACCACTGGCGGTCACAATCATTTTTGGTCTCACCATCTCTACATTTTTAACGCTTGTTGTTCTACCGACAGTGTACTCGTTGCTTGATGAGTGGGCAGAGAAGGCCGGACAATTGTGGAAGAATAAATTTGGAACAAAAGAGATAGACAAATAG
- a CDS encoding TonB family protein translates to MEPQEKIDTQQFIIDRLQDIHRKAEASNFAEALTAMKEVKAADAKNIYLIAIEKQIAKLNDPSLQAENRTAIIKSLPPMIDRAISDVQRRAVVPKEDSQKVQKEAALEKLKSQYFQRSDDYVEKKEYQRALEEIRRIYIIEPGSVVAKEYEKKIEQLAALQIRGESPAPQEEVVKESKTTIPIAEAREEEDKPAAKSNKPKILIMAAAAVVILLVGTWFILSKNSASKPSEQLTVQQPPVSQESATPTLPTTTTSTPQSGNEPAPIAEKSKEPAKVQKTTPEIKKPVTSEQKPVQTPATTQPIRTQTQPAQQPSQQPVVNTPSTQPPAQQQTKPAESTPAPMPFVAIESQPEFIHREPAVYPEIAKKMGLQGRVTVEVTIDAQGKPIQAKVVKSASDVFNEAAVEAVMKYTFKPAMMSTGPVSSKIMIPIDFRMSR, encoded by the coding sequence ATGGAACCGCAAGAAAAAATAGATACACAGCAATTTATCATCGACCGATTGCAGGATATTCACCGTAAAGCAGAAGCAAGTAATTTTGCCGAAGCTTTGACGGCTATGAAAGAGGTAAAGGCAGCGGATGCGAAGAACATATACCTCATCGCTATTGAAAAACAAATTGCTAAATTAAACGATCCTTCACTTCAAGCAGAAAACCGCACAGCAATAATCAAATCGCTTCCCCCCATGATTGATCGCGCTATCAGCGATGTCCAACGCCGTGCAGTTGTTCCAAAAGAAGATTCACAAAAAGTACAAAAAGAAGCGGCGCTTGAAAAATTAAAAAGCCAGTACTTTCAGCGTTCCGATGACTATGTAGAGAAGAAGGAATATCAGCGCGCCCTTGAAGAGATCCGGCGCATTTATATCATCGAACCGGGAAGTGTTGTTGCAAAAGAATATGAGAAAAAAATTGAGCAACTCGCCGCTCTGCAAATACGTGGAGAGTCTCCGGCACCACAGGAAGAAGTAGTAAAGGAAAGCAAGACCACCATTCCTATTGCTGAAGCACGAGAAGAAGAAGATAAACCTGCCGCTAAATCTAATAAACCAAAGATACTCATTATGGCAGCGGCAGCAGTTGTTATTCTCTTAGTGGGAACTTGGTTTATTCTTTCAAAAAATTCCGCAAGCAAACCGAGTGAGCAACTAACAGTGCAGCAGCCTCCTGTCTCGCAGGAAAGTGCAACACCGACACTACCCACGACGACGACTTCTACTCCCCAATCTGGAAACGAACCTGCTCCAATCGCGGAGAAATCGAAAGAGCCGGCGAAAGTTCAAAAGACAACACCCGAGATAAAAAAACCTGTTACTTCAGAGCAAAAACCTGTCCAGACACCTGCAACAACGCAGCCAATACGCACTCAGACACAACCGGCCCAACAGCCATCACAACAGCCAGTTGTGAACACTCCATCAACGCAACCACCGGCTCAACAACAGACCAAACCAGCAGAAAGCACACCTGCACCAATGCCATTTGTTGCCATTGAATCTCAACCGGAATTTATCCATCGTGAACCGGCAGTATATCCAGAAATTGCAAAAAAAATGGGACTCCAGGGCAGGGTAACTGTTGAAGTAACTATCGATGCACAGGGTAAACCAATTCAAGCAAAGGTTGTTAAAAGTGCCAGCGATGTTTTTAATGAAGCCGCGGTTGAAGCTGTTATGAAGTACACTTTTAAACCAGCCATGATGTCTACAGGTCCTGTAAGTTCAAAAATCATGATACCAATTGACTTTCGCATGTCACGTTGA
- a CDS encoding peptidoglycan DD-metalloendopeptidase family protein, which produces MRILSRILILSLFMVFALPAIAQRTNKEIKQRENELQKLRNDIQAYEKKVNDSEKKEKITLDRLDDLEHNSVLIRQLIQKLREEELSMTGEIDTAKSAIANLEGQLQFLKSHYANYVRSVYKNGRVYDVELLFSSKSINQLSIRIQYLKKFSDQRAKDLQSISENKATLEQKNEQLQIKLQRERQLLSEKTREEGNLKRTFSQRQMVLKKIRKNKQTYQKELIRKTEASKKIENLIAELIEKERIRKEREETERRERLAAEARERELKRTATPPAPFTPQPVDTKAVLAFERRRGKLRWPVAHGTVQTPFGNQTHPVLKTITQNTGIDIATPSGSDVYAVADGEVAVMSFIPGFGNVLILNHSNGFRTVYAHLSDITVSESQRVTEGTIIAKSGDTVVGAILHFEIWKEREKQNPEWWLVHRR; this is translated from the coding sequence ATGCGTATTCTTTCTCGTATTCTTATCCTCTCACTGTTCATGGTTTTCGCACTTCCTGCGATTGCACAACGAACCAATAAAGAAATTAAGCAGAGGGAAAACGAGTTACAGAAACTTCGTAACGATATTCAGGCCTATGAAAAAAAAGTAAATGATAGCGAAAAAAAAGAAAAAATAACGCTGGATCGACTTGATGACCTCGAACACAATTCTGTTCTCATCCGACAATTGATTCAGAAACTTCGGGAGGAAGAACTCAGCATGACAGGAGAGATCGACACCGCCAAGAGTGCTATTGCCAATTTAGAAGGACAACTTCAGTTTTTAAAATCGCATTACGCTAATTATGTCCGGTCGGTATATAAAAATGGACGTGTGTATGATGTCGAACTCCTCTTCTCATCAAAATCCATTAATCAGCTTTCTATTCGCATTCAATATTTAAAAAAATTCTCTGATCAACGCGCCAAAGACCTGCAGAGTATAAGCGAAAATAAAGCTACTTTGGAGCAAAAAAACGAGCAGCTCCAAATAAAACTGCAAAGAGAGCGGCAGCTGCTTTCTGAAAAAACACGCGAAGAAGGAAACTTAAAGAGGACATTTTCACAGCGGCAAATGGTGCTGAAGAAAATACGTAAGAATAAACAGACGTATCAGAAGGAATTGATACGAAAAACAGAAGCCTCCAAGAAAATTGAGAATCTCATTGCAGAATTAATTGAGAAAGAACGAATACGAAAAGAACGCGAAGAAACCGAAAGACGCGAGCGGTTGGCCGCAGAAGCTCGAGAGCGCGAACTGAAGAGAACAGCAACGCCGCCAGCACCGTTCACACCGCAGCCAGTCGACACAAAAGCAGTATTGGCATTCGAGCGGCGACGAGGAAAACTCCGCTGGCCAGTAGCACACGGAACAGTTCAGACCCCTTTCGGGAACCAAACTCATCCGGTCTTGAAAACAATTACACAAAACACTGGTATCGATATCGCAACACCATCTGGTTCAGATGTCTATGCCGTTGCAGATGGTGAAGTAGCGGTGATGTCATTCATTCCGGGATTTGGTAACGTGCTCATCCTGAACCACAGCAACGGTTTCCGCACAGTGTATGCGCATCTCTCGGATATTACGGTTTCGGAGTCTCAGCGCGTTACAGAAGGAACAATCATAGCAAAAAGTGGCGACACTGTCGTGGGTGCAATTCTTCATTTTGAAATTTGGAAAGAACGGGAAAAACAAAACCCTGAATGGTGGTTAGTGCACCGCCGGTGA
- a CDS encoding DUF4292 domain-containing protein, translating to MFRFSIFLLCFSLLTLIGCRTTRPLNLGDRPVSYLEVQEITRSHHAHIHSMTGEGRISVETPEIAQSGSFTLTLQKPDSVLINLQGPFGIKVGSALVTRTGFLFYNSLENKLITGLSSVENLNRILHVQLSFDDLLNLFAGGAFLENDFHAPDETYIENDQCVFVFTSSKTSRKYWIDPTTLYIQKVQFLDQSGKLALEQTFNNFEDVNGFAMPYTIRVIQPKTRQRLTFTYSEILVNTEQLHFTFTIPSNAERIHW from the coding sequence ATGTTCCGATTTTCTATCTTCCTACTTTGCTTTTCTCTCCTTACACTCATTGGATGCCGGACAACAAGACCGCTCAACCTCGGCGATCGCCCCGTTTCCTATTTAGAAGTTCAGGAAATCACGCGCAGTCATCACGCGCACATTCACTCGATGACGGGCGAAGGACGAATTTCCGTTGAGACACCGGAAATCGCGCAAAGTGGATCATTTACGTTAACACTCCAAAAACCCGACTCCGTGCTTATTAATCTTCAGGGACCATTCGGCATTAAAGTTGGATCAGCACTCGTCACGAGAACGGGATTCCTCTTCTATAATAGTCTGGAAAATAAACTCATCACCGGATTATCCAGTGTAGAAAACTTGAATCGCATTCTTCATGTTCAACTAAGTTTTGATGATTTGTTGAATTTATTTGCAGGCGGAGCATTCCTTGAAAACGATTTTCACGCCCCCGACGAAACATACATAGAAAACGACCAGTGTGTGTTCGTCTTTACTTCCTCTAAAACGAGTCGGAAGTATTGGATTGATCCGACGACATTGTACATTCAGAAAGTTCAATTTCTGGATCAAAGCGGAAAGCTGGCACTTGAGCAGACATTCAATAACTTCGAGGACGTCAATGGATTTGCGATGCCTTATACCATTCGCGTCATTCAACCAAAGACGCGGCAGAGGCTTACTTTTACATATTCTGAAATTCTGGTGAACACAGAACAACTTCACTTCACTTTCACAATTCCATCTAACGCCGAACGAATTCACTGGTAA